One Pelmatolapia mariae isolate MD_Pm_ZW linkage group LG1, Pm_UMD_F_2, whole genome shotgun sequence genomic window, TTTCTTCGGCGTGCTGGCAGAACTGCTGTTGCCAGGCATTGCGGTTCTGTCCCACGATTGGCCCGTCCTCCAGGCGGTGGCCACTTTGCCTTTAGTCCTTCTGCTGTCCTATTGGTGGTGAGTCAGCTGGTAGTGTTTTTGGAGGTGCACAGGTGGACacgctgtttgttttttccccagcGGTTCTCTATGTGCCGTCCTCACACCATAACATAATGCGATCTTTGTTCCTGCATGTTGAGCTGCTCCTGTCTCAGGCCTCTTCAAACGAGCCACACCCGAGTTCACAAGAATCTCcatgtttgtttaattattatCTGGGATATTTTAGTAGATAACACCCAgggttggtttgttttttttcaagagTCCTCACTCAAACTGTTTTTACATGAGACCCTATAACAACAAGTGTTATCACTCACTCAGATGCTCTGAAACATTGCCAGGTAACAGCTTAAAGGCCTCAGGAGAGGctgtgtcattttattttgcatgaGGAATctacaaaactaacattgtgtGCTCTGGGCTAAAAAttgttcatgcatttgtgtcatcatgGCTAGATGGCTGAAATGCCATATTTACCAGCTTAGATTTGGAAAAAATACGTTGACTTTaagatttaaactttaaaattctCGTGCTTGCATGCAGAGTACTAAATGGATAAGCTCCAAACTTTAGATCTTCCAGATGACGCGACAGATGTAAACACTGCTGTCCACTGTCTTCGCTTACGAGCTCAGATCTATTAGTCGTCTCTCGTACTGAAGGCTGAGGAGGATGGAACCTTTCGGTCTGTGGCAGCAAGACTGAAGCAGTTTACCAATCCAGCTCCATTTAGCCGTCTGTGGAGTCTTTTGTGTCTGGCACCATAAGCATACTTTATAcatgtatttacatttatatgcaCTTTGCTTTGGGagctgacactttttttttcttttttcttttttttttgtagctatACCAGAACATATTATAGCTAtatgataaataaatacttaaGACTTTCAGCTTATATTTGAGGGGCTGATCAAAAATATTGTATTTACTGTTGACAAATTAAAGTATTTTAGACACGGCATCAAAATTGTTTAGATCttgtttctgctctttaattatttaattttttttttcctcccagaaGAGGGAGACTATTACACTTCCACCATGTTGTTGTCACAGCAACAGCTTCCAACTACAAATACAATAATTGAATCATCTCAAGTCTTATTGAATTTCTGAGCACATGATGTAGACCACACACGTCCTTGAAATCTGTCTAATTACACTCGAACCTCAGGTGGAGGGGGTAACTGTATATAAATGTGTCTGTAATTCTCAGCTGTAAACAGTGTACTGTATTTTAAAGATGGATGGAGCTTTCAGGCTGGAAAGTGAAGCCAATGCAAAAAactttaaacatgcatttttctctaatgcccagcagggggcaactccTACCTTGTACACTGCTTAGAGGTCAATGGGGAAGAAAAATGACCCCAGTGTCTATATTTTGTCTATAAAGCAGAGTATGCCTACCTTATGATTTCTCATTTTTACCCACTCATAAgatcaagtttaaaaaacactttaataCAGATTTTCACTTACTTGGCCATAACATGGTGACTAAAGCACTTATGCTGTTGCTGTTTGAGATGTCAAAGCCTTTTGACTTGCTATTGATATTTGTGATGGAtaataacagtttttttttttttttttcttcagctgtGCGTCGGTATTTCCAGAGTCTCCTCGCTGGCTGCTGGCCACAGTTCAGATTCCTCAAGCGAAGAGGAGCCTTCAGGAATTCTCTAAAAGAAATGGTGTTTTTCTACAAGACGACCTCTACCCTGGCGAAACCCTGCTGTCaggtacacaaacaaacacacacacctaggATTTCTCTGCAGGCATGTACAGTTTTCTCCTGGTTGTTGGAGCACAGGCGCTAAACCTTAAACGTGATGCattaagagaagaaaaatctgGACCTCACCAAATTCTAAACCCTGGTATTTCCTTGGTAGAAGCAACACATATTTCCAAATCAAACTCAGTGGGGTTTAACTTTGTTGGGACATCTTTTTCcatcccttttttttaaaaatatagttAAAATGATATCCCTGTTTCTGGTTACAGAGATTGATTCAGTGTACGGCGAGGACAGTCAGCCACGATACCACTCTGCTCTGGAGCTGCGTCGGACTCGCGTCATCTGGAAGAACGGCCTCATACTCGGCTTCACCTTGTGAGTTTTCTCTCTTCATGAAATCAGCGGTCACGAGTCAGGGGTGCTACAGTGaagtccataaatatttggaccaTTTTGGTTCTGTGCATCACCAGAATTAATTTTAAACGAAACAACTCAGATGgagttgaagtgcagactttcagctttaattcagtgggTTGAACAAGAACTGCAGGCAAGTGTTTGATAACTGACACTGAGTTTTTCTTAACACTGAGGAGAAGTGAGACAAACCTTTTTGTTCCTTTTGATCattagtggggtttttttttccttggatCTCTCCCATGGTGCCAtgttttgcccagtctctttcttattgttgaatcatgaactctgaactTCAAATGAGGACTCGAGTTCCTGTTTAAGTGATATCGAGATCCAACTGGCAGTAATCAGACCTGAGTGTGGCTGGTGAAATTGAACTAAGCTTTCtaaaccaaaacaaagtatGAGTTAGTTCATAATTTAGCAAGGAGGGCATCTACTTTCCACACAGGAAAGGCATGTTTTGTTAGCTTTTTCCTCCTTGTTAAATAAAGGgttgtctttgtctaatataaaaaaaattttgaCCTGAAACTTGGACATCTTGGAAATATGTCAAAGTAAAAAATGAGGAAGGGGGGAAATACTTTGTCATCAGCTGTACACGTCAGTGGTTTGTTACTTTGTTATCGGTTGAACAGAAGAGGTCAAATTAAAGGGGAaacaatttatttgtttttgtttgtgttgctATGGCATCAACCATGAGGGCAGGAAATGTACAACATGCTTTCAATATCTGCTGAGCTTAAACCACAAAACTGATTACAAAGCGCCACGACAGGTCCACAGAGCTAGATGAACTGAGATATTCCCTAACGGGTAATTTTTAGGATTTGAGGTACCCGCTTTCAacctgattattttattttttcctttgccATCCAGATTCATTGGAACAGGCATCCAGTACTGCTTCACCAAAAACCTGCACACTTTTTCCAACAAGTTCTACTTCAGCTACTTCCTCCGGGTGGTAACTGGAGCACTCGCCTGCATCTTCCTGTGTTTGTCCATCAATCACTTTGGCCGACGTGGCATGCTTCTCCTCTCTGCCATCATCACTGGACTGTCTTCACTCCTGCTGCTGGCCCTTACACCATGTATGTAACATCCACACAGGCCCATAAGATCTACTGTAAATTCCCTTCAGAGTTTCCTTGGTATCCTTGAAAAAGTTTTGGATGACATCCCAGAAAGTTTTTCACTCTCTGGTTTTAATGACGCTTTTATTGATGTTTGTGTTTGACAGACCTGCAGGGTGGCCTGGTGCTGGTGCTCTCCGTTGTGGGTTTGTTATTCTCTCAGGCTCTCGCCATGCTCAGTGCATTCTTCACCTGTGAGGTGATGCCAACTGTAGTTCGGTAAATGTCTCTTTGTTCTTGATTAAACTGAAAATGGGACGTATTGATCCCATTTGCTGCAAAGTCAAAAGGAAGTTTTAAagtacaaaggaaaaaaaacaggatgaaaCAAAGTACTGTGCAATCTTTTCACCTTGGTGATTTATTCTCCTTTTCCTGTGCTTCCTCTCTCTTGTCCAGAGGTGGCTGCCTTGGCCTGGTGCTGGCATTGGGTTGCGTTGGCAGGGCCGCCTCCTCCCTGATGGAGCTCCAGAACAATGGTGGCTATTTCCTCCATCATGTTGTCTTCGCCTCCTTTGCTGTCCTCTCCGTCCTCTGCATAATGCTCCTACCTGAAAGCAAACGGAAACCGCTCCCAGATTCCATGAAGGACGGCGAGAACCAGAGGCGACCACCCCTCTTCCTGTCGCAGCCCACCAGAGACAGCCTCCCTCTACTGCACACGCGTGCCCCTTTGTCGGAGTACAACCCAGATAACTACTCCCGCCTGGTGTCCGCCACCAGGAAGATGTTGACTAAAGACTCTTTGCCTTACAGGATTGCTGTTCCTGCTCATCCCCCTCTGCTGTCAAACAATGAAACACAGGATCCAGAAACTCTGAGAGATGTTGTGTCTTAAATTTaacccttctcctcctctttacACTCTAGCTTGAGGGGATGAGCCGAAATGTTACCTCTGACAGGCTATGATAAGCCTTCAGTGGAAGGGTCGGTGACTAGCTCTTCATAACTCATCTGGAGAGCTGGATGCACTTTAGAGAAATGGCTCCAACTTTGTCAGTTTTCATCAATATTTCCATCTGGTCTCTTTACATTTTGTTACTATGCAGTGGCGTCTTCACGCATGGATCCAGTCCACCGCTGCGAGACGATGGCCTCCTTTTGCTGTATTTTGTCAGCCTTTTCTGAGATGTAGGAATATGTTGGTACATTCCCAGTGCAGCTGGGGTCACACTGCTCATGTCTGTGGTAGGCATTCAAAGCAAACTGGCACACTCCAGTGTTACCAGAGGAGCTCTCTGTCATGTAAAGCCCTTTGTGTGCATTTCTCAGTAACACAGGAGTTCTTCATTAAGTCTGTCTGCCTGACTCACCAGCAGATAGCAGTGCTGAGTGGGCTACAGATCACCAGAGCACACAAGACTATTCTTGTGAAGCACAGCAGGGGGCGCTGAATGATGTAATGAAAAATGATAAATTatagtttgggtttttttttgtgttctttttgtttcctgtgCAACTAACAAGCCTCATTTGTCCCTTTGCTGATGTTAGGATGTGATCAGTGTGGATAAACACAACCATTACTTTACCATTACGTTTTTCTGTCTTCATGCTCCCTCTATAAACCACATCTATTACCAACTATTGCATTAAAAActgttctgttgttttctacTTAAAAACTGGAAGTGGCTAAATTTCAAGATGCACTAACCACAGCAGCTGCTGAGCAAAAGCGCGTCTGTGTCTGGAGTGCTTCAGCTGAAACGCAACAACCTTGTGGGAACCagtagagatatatatatatatttacatttttcttttctttttaaaaacggTTTGTTTAATGTTCTTTTATGTTTACTAGTGTGGATGTTATACGTGTTTAAAGCCTTTAGTTTTAACTGTGAAATGAGATCATGTCTTCAGCCGTCAGTGTCGTTGTGTGATAGTTTACTGTTTGTGAATACATAACTTTACCTTCAGTGAGCAAACAAAGGTGCTTGTGTTGGAACTACAGTTGGTGATGTAAGCTTTTAAAACCTAACGTTTTATTGTTTCATTGTAAAGTAAAATGTGCAAAAGCTGAGTGTTAActttttaaggaaaataatctaaatcattatttatttttattttttttacttctctgTAAACCAAACTCAAATCCACAaaacttgttttaaaaatgttcagtgATGGTGTTTCTCTCTGTGAACACTAGATGGCCCTGTTCACtttacaaaacaaagaaatgtactGCTTGGAGTGAAAATGTTCAGGTGTGCGTACTCAGATTATAGTTGTGACTTCATTATTCAACCAGGAAAAAACCCTGTTTACAGTCCTGCCCATAAAAAGGCGCctttagtacttttttttttttttttttttttttttttaaatgagataaAATGGATGAATTGAAACTCTGACTCAggtttaaataaactttaataaCATCATTTgtttgtccatcttttataccaTTTTACAGTTAATATAATTGAGTCTTAAAGCTTTAAGAACTGCGTGAGGGGGAAAAGGTTGTGCAGTAGTTTCTCTCAGCAGTATAGCATTACAATTCAGGATTTAACTCATGACTTACATACAGTAGGTTCTACAGCTACCCATTAACCAGTTGATGTAATCCAAGCCTGGAGAGCCAGTGTAATCAGAAGCGCCAGTGTACTGAGCGAATGGGCTGATCCGTTGGATCCGGTGGTGCTGGGGTATCCGAAGCTTGTTCTGCACGGGTTCATCTGCACATCTTCGTATGGAATGGGAACATCATCTGGGCTCACGCTGCTCATGCTGTCGCGGACCTGACACACAAAGATGACATCGTCAGGCAGGAAACAAAAACGCTAATGGGGTGTATTCACTGTGAGCCCATCTGCTATTCAAAGACTTTGTTTAAAACCTTCTGATGTAGCCACGGAGTAGCTGTCAACACTAACATTATTTATACacgcacatttttaaaaaagctcaaTGGTCTTTAGATGATCATTGATAGTTTAGAGATTGTATTCAGGCATATGTCCCAGTGATCCACATGAGGGTTCATCTGTTTATCTATAGTGCTGTTAAATTTGAGTCTACTTAATCAAAGAAAAAACGATAATAATGCAGAGAACCTGGTAGAAGGTGTGGTTTCTGGGGATGAGGAGCAATGACTCACAATAGTTAAATGTTATAAAACACCCCCCCTCAAAATCATTATGAGCCGTTGACGCTTATCTGGTGCTGTAAAGTCAGCTGAGATGCAGATATAATTCGACAAGTCATTACCTAACCGTAAACATCTACGTTTTCGGTTAGGTAATGACTTGCTGAATTGTCCTTTGCTACTTGTCGCAAAGGACATTTGTCTCAAGACAACCTGCAGAAACCAGCTAGTGCAAAGACATATGTGATGGATGTGATTGGAGGAATTGTTATTAAACACCTTGCATCCAGAGCCATTTTAGAGGAAACCAACATGATGACTCGGATCCCCACAGCAGCTCTTTGAGAGGcctcacacatgcaaagaacTCACTCACTCCTTATCTTTTTCACTTCTGATCAACTTCCCTTGAATGTGCACAGTAATGCACCGTTTTAAGTTGTTACAGATAAACATCCAGTCTAGTTTCTGTTGCAAGCATTAACTTGGAGGAGTGTTGCTCTTGAATTGATGATATATCCCACGATACTGATGGTCAGAGTTTGATATCATGGATTTTGGTTTTTAAGACATTTGCAGCTGGTATAAAATTGATTTAGttgaactgatttttttttcagccttGATAATGTCATGCAGCTGGTTTCTGTGGTGCTCAGAAATAGTGGAAAAATCTGCGACTTAAAAAGACCCAAATTTCAGCCCAACCTTGTGCACTTTTGGTCCTGTAACAAAGAAAATGTCCATTTTATGATAGTAAAATTTTGCAGTTGGTGCAGAATAAAAACCTGACTTTGAGGGGTTAGGTGGGAAACACTCATTTGGTGGTTTTTAATGGAATAACAGATCTACTAGTGTCACTTCATCAACCAGCTCAGAATTACAATCCGGAAACAACTGCTATATCAGATTTTATTGCTTTAAGGTGTGCTGAGTATCTTATTCTTTCTTATCGTTGCAGATCCTCAGATAAGGAGGCTGATATCACTGTCATGTTGTTTTAAATGGATGGAGTGAGAAAATGTCTTAACAGGTACTTTTGGTTGCTCTCTCTAATTTCCCAAGGGGAAGCAGATCTGTATGTTTGATTTGGCCAGGTGCCCTTCCTCCTCACATTTATCCAGGCTTGGGATCAGCACTGGGAGTACACTAGCTTTTTTCTTCTACTCTCAAACTGAAGAGCTTTTGCATCTAAGGTAAATATGTTTACCACTAAACAAGCCAATCAATCAAACATGTGTGCAACCAACTTGACCAAGCTTCTTCACACAGCAAATGATACATGAACCCATGAAGTGCATCGAGCTTTAggttatttgtgtgtgtgtttgtgtgcgtgcatgcgtgcatTTATTCCTTACCTTCTCAACCTCGCTCATGACACGGAGCAGGTTATTTCCAAGAGCAGCTTTGACTTCCTCATCAGTCCATCCTCTCCTGAGCAGTTCAGCCACCAAATTGGGGACCTTGGACACATCCTCCAAACCCTCAGGTACTCTAAGAGGACAAATTTACAACCAGCCAGTTACATTTGATGTAAAGTTGAGTGGATTTTTTTATACAGCACTGCCAAAAAGCAGTACTATATttagaacaaacaaacaatttttttcttATCAAGACTttgaaaaattacaagaaaatccAGCTCATtggaagcaaaatgtaaagaaaagtgTTGGTGCGTTTTGTTTCATCAAGAGAATTTTGAATATGACACAGGTCCAACTACCCAACGGGCAA contains:
- the slc22a31 gene encoding putative solute carrier family 22 member 31; its protein translation is MDYETKVFPHTGGYGRYNRIVVVFSWFPSFAVTLNLFSDVFYTLIPDSYHCKPDPTLLPSAFLLSNFSTQGYLNLTIPWVNGSGRSHCELYKYPPNSSDLSENAPRERVPCTTGWEYSRVAGLQSNFVTEWNLVCSDYWKIPVQHICFMTGWILGYIFLGTLCDWLGRRRGFLLSVSLSSLLGVALCLSRSVVVFLLLRLSQGASLAGLFVSSYIARLELCDPPHRLMVAMVSGFFGVLAELLLPGIAVLSHDWPVLQAVATLPLVLLLSYWCCASVFPESPRWLLATVQIPQAKRSLQEFSKRNGVFLQDDLYPGETLLSEIDSVYGEDSQPRYHSALELRRTRVIWKNGLILGFTLFIGTGIQYCFTKNLHTFSNKFYFSYFLRVVTGALACIFLCLSINHFGRRGMLLLSAIITGLSSLLLLALTPYLQGGLVLVLSVVGLLFSQALAMLSAFFTCEVMPTVVRGGCLGLVLALGCVGRAASSLMELQNNGGYFLHHVVFASFAVLSVLCIMLLPESKRKPLPDSMKDGENQRRPPLFLSQPTRDSLPLLHTRAPLSEYNPDNYSRLVSATRKMLTKDSLPYRIAVPAHPPLLSNNETQDPETLRDVVS